The following are encoded in a window of Streptococcus pasteurianus genomic DNA:
- a CDS encoding MmcQ/YjbR family DNA-binding protein, with the protein MSFESDIFRKKRVVFERLVPFGFQKSQGGYEFRETILDGAFEVRVHVAADGEVSTHVIDTDLNEEYLAIHVAQAMGNFVGQVREAYLAVLERVATACFEALPFLNPQTNRLAHYLQATYGDMYDHPFEKYPEFSSYRYPQNHKWYALIMTVARGKLDLGDETWSKEALKQKIEIINIKVKPKDLPRLLEISGIYPSYHMSKKSWVSLVLDETVSDDLLFSLVENSRALVAGKSLGSLSGPDYWIIPANLKYYDIDAEFAANSIINWTQKASIKAGDYVAIYITAPTRALRYLCRVLESDIPNSGYREEKSIKKLIKIELLQTFSDSQFPIAVLKECGVTNIRGPRRMTKELITLIDSNIKS; encoded by the coding sequence ATGTCATTTGAATCGGATATTTTTAGGAAGAAGCGAGTAGTGTTTGAGCGCTTGGTGCCGTTTGGCTTTCAGAAATCACAGGGTGGTTATGAGTTCCGCGAAACTATTTTGGACGGCGCTTTTGAAGTACGTGTTCATGTTGCGGCAGATGGGGAGGTGTCAACTCATGTGATTGATACTGATTTGAACGAGGAATATCTTGCCATTCATGTGGCGCAAGCAATGGGAAATTTTGTTGGGCAAGTCAGAGAAGCTTATCTTGCGGTGCTTGAACGTGTGGCGACAGCTTGCTTTGAAGCTCTGCCATTTCTCAATCCACAAACCAATCGTCTCGCACACTACTTGCAAGCGACATATGGCGACATGTATGACCATCCTTTTGAAAAATATCCTGAGTTTTCGTCTTACCGTTACCCGCAGAATCATAAGTGGTATGCGTTGATTATGACGGTTGCGCGTGGAAAGTTGGATTTGGGCGATGAAACGTGGTCAAAAGAGGCATTGAAACAGAAAATCGAGATTATCAATATCAAAGTTAAACCCAAAGACTTGCCCCGATTGCTTGAAATAAGCGGCATTTACCCGTCTTACCATATGAGCAAGAAATCGTGGGTGTCGCTAGTGCTGGACGAGACGGTTTCGGATGATTTGCTTTTTTCTTTGGTGGAAAATAGCAGAGCTTTAGTTGCAGGGAAAAGTCTTGGGAGCTTATCTGGGCCTGATTATTGGATTATCCCTGCCAATCTGAAATATTACGATATCGATGCGGAATTTGCTGCAAATTCGATTATTAATTGGACACAAAAAGCCAGTATTAAAGCGGGTGATTATGTTGCCATTTATATTACGGCACCAACACGTGCCCTTCGCTACCTTTGCCGTGTCTTAGAATCCGACATTCCAAACAGCGGTTATCGAGAAGAAAAATCAATTAAAAAACTAATAAAAATTGAGCTATTGCAAACTTTTTCGGATAGCCAATTTCCAATCGCTGTGCTGAAAGAATGTGGTGTCACTAACATTCGTGGACCACGCCGTATGACAAAAGAATTAATTACCTTGATTGATTCGAATATAAAATCGTAA
- a CDS encoding MFS transporter, producing MASIFQDLISGFRYLAQKRQVSVLIALSASVNFFMAAYNLLLPYSNQMFSKITENIYETFLTAEAVDGLIGALISGRVNKKLSTDLLMTFLAVAGLFLGLVPILYHIFPNVVFLVLSPAFCSIFFTCSKRS from the coding sequence ATGGCTAGTATTTTTCAGGATTTAATCAGTGGCTTTCGTTATTTGGCACAAAAACGCCAAGTTTCGGTTTTGATTGCTCTATCGGCTTCTGTGAATTTTTTTATGGCTGCTTATAACCTATTACTGCCTTACAGCAACCAAATGTTCTCGAAAATTACTGAGAATATTTACGAAACATTTTTGACAGCTGAAGCGGTTGATGGGCTTATTGGTGCTCTTATCAGCGGTAGGGTTAATAAAAAATTATCAACTGACTTGTTAATGACTTTCTTGGCAGTTGCTGGTTTATTTCTTGGTTTAGTACCAATTTTGTATCATATTTTTCCAAATGTTGTTTTTCTGGTGCTATCACCAGCTTTTTGTAGCATCTTTTTCACTTGTTCAAAGAGAAGTTGA
- a CDS encoding SIR2 family protein, producing MEKQTYTDEEFNSLVTDLVQAIRKQKLVIFVGAGVSISQGYPNWNDYVTHLIKYWQSYLLNIENVSIGREKYLVFDTISKSNLNNKRKVDLVNHSLKSILGEEEFKKNRLNFEKNYFEKLVPYQPSNEILEALVNIDAIFVTSNYDLEIEKHAQRLRNSVKSINDLQEFVINNDSKLEWGDILHIHGTPHCDPNFFVSSSADYSKTYHKEKHNFEQLKKWFSTKNLTVLFVGVSLEEDEILSLLAPKNKHYALMKADKTNDPKIDKEYRNLYSTFFKNENHTSIIWYGSSFDDLPVFIKKLTDKINEETGLSPQNREWQLLLNPISTEDEVINALNNNADNGTFLNALYKKILTLNDKEIPELILHSTFKSNVVKNTVINNFDSFWNFVDQNKESLSLEEWKILKVLFSKGNQNYYINSLYNLYKYGIDYQKISIDELVNIRSAIGTTASIPFTKFIKDCDLMGYWFINQFTPKDSKDTYSKSIYLTNDVKEKLKLNLNSSQIIELINTVELSQEIIPYSIEELISEGGILEILYILLSKNHIFINEESLLEKIPEELISRKVIQKILVKLDNDISLESNLVEKLINNINFNDQTFGSELNSFVQRHSSELEKQQILPLDNYHELITGGASFIVRNNSFITVEQILNLSEQELLNILLTSQENQFNPKKPWEENTVNATIDFCIELLTNNSNKELQEKFWTFLSNNSKKLFNRYSSLFYKLAIIEELPKNIINFSISTCLENMNDNHFSHDKEKFFTYFVQQNNLNTQIINKLFSISPNNLDSSLSDNKTFDISLFINSELGKYLITLIELAIKHKKYITDIKEKIDNLSHGPYKQFMKGVFLYEYDISTEIVNYETFLGYIYYHIGMPDNIRKLFEKLVSNLLKTKINDNNALSYALLIALDYIEPREIMFQHNNFNYMVNLIFLSQEKFRYENDWLKQLILQKNKSYNILSSLAYIIQEDKLNSDKYLSFLDTLKNTITECTANIELYSLTYYLSEEKLNNEKNNLLIKYIWILLENRKIRKSFQDLESLFVLLPYLDDTQLISLKESQYIQELLSPPEWEELKRKIGNYTK from the coding sequence ATGGAAAAACAAACTTACACGGATGAAGAGTTCAATTCTCTTGTAACTGACTTAGTCCAAGCTATTAGAAAGCAAAAACTAGTTATCTTTGTTGGTGCAGGTGTTTCAATTTCACAAGGATATCCCAATTGGAATGATTATGTTACTCATCTCATTAAATATTGGCAATCCTATCTACTAAATATCGAGAATGTTAGCATAGGAAGAGAAAAATATTTAGTCTTTGACACCATATCAAAATCAAACTTAAACAATAAACGGAAAGTTGATTTAGTAAATCATTCATTAAAATCCATTTTAGGTGAAGAGGAATTTAAGAAAAATAGGCTCAACTTTGAAAAAAACTATTTTGAAAAATTAGTACCATACCAACCATCTAATGAAATACTCGAAGCACTAGTTAATATTGATGCAATATTCGTTACTTCAAATTATGATTTAGAAATAGAAAAGCATGCCCAAAGACTACGAAATAGTGTCAAAAGCATTAATGATCTCCAAGAGTTTGTTATAAATAATGATAGTAAACTCGAGTGGGGAGATATTCTCCATATCCATGGAACCCCACATTGTGACCCGAACTTCTTTGTTAGTTCCTCAGCTGACTACTCTAAAACATATCACAAAGAAAAACATAATTTTGAACAATTAAAAAAGTGGTTCTCAACTAAAAATTTAACTGTATTATTTGTTGGCGTTAGCCTTGAAGAAGATGAAATTTTATCTCTACTAGCACCCAAAAACAAACATTACGCTTTAATGAAAGCTGACAAAACCAATGACCCTAAGATTGATAAAGAGTATCGTAATCTTTATTCTACTTTTTTTAAAAATGAAAATCATACTTCAATAATCTGGTATGGTAGCTCATTTGATGATCTTCCTGTGTTTATAAAAAAATTAACCGATAAAATTAATGAAGAAACTGGATTATCACCACAGAATCGAGAATGGCAACTATTACTAAATCCAATCTCCACTGAAGACGAAGTCATCAATGCTTTAAATAATAACGCAGATAATGGAACATTTTTAAATGCTCTATATAAAAAAATATTAACACTTAATGACAAAGAAATTCCCGAACTTATTCTTCACTCAACATTTAAGAGTAACGTGGTAAAAAATACCGTCATCAATAATTTTGACTCTTTTTGGAATTTCGTAGATCAAAATAAAGAATCACTATCGCTTGAAGAGTGGAAAATCCTAAAAGTGTTATTTTCTAAAGGTAATCAAAATTATTATATTAATTCTTTATACAATTTGTACAAATATGGTATTGATTATCAAAAAATTTCAATTGATGAATTAGTTAATATTAGATCTGCAATCGGTACAACAGCTAGTATTCCGTTTACAAAATTTATTAAGGATTGTGATTTAATGGGATATTGGTTTATTAATCAATTTACACCAAAAGATTCAAAAGACACTTATAGTAAATCAATATACTTAACTAACGATGTTAAAGAAAAGCTAAAACTAAATTTAAATTCCTCTCAAATTATTGAACTTATTAATACTGTTGAACTTAGCCAAGAAATAATTCCTTATTCAATTGAAGAATTAATTTCAGAAGGTGGGATTTTAGAAATATTATATATACTATTAAGCAAGAATCATATTTTTATCAATGAAGAATCCCTTCTAGAAAAAATTCCTGAAGAATTAATTTCTAGAAAAGTCATACAAAAAATATTAGTAAAATTAGATAATGATATATCATTAGAAAGTAATTTAGTCGAAAAATTAATTAACAATATTAATTTCAATGACCAAACTTTTGGCTCTGAACTTAATAGTTTTGTACAAAGACATTCTTCAGAACTTGAAAAACAACAAATACTCCCTCTCGATAATTATCACGAATTAATTACTGGAGGAGCATCCTTTATTGTTCGAAATAATTCATTTATAACCGTAGAACAGATTTTAAATTTATCAGAGCAAGAACTCCTTAATATTTTGTTAACTTCTCAAGAAAATCAATTTAATCCTAAAAAACCTTGGGAAGAGAACACTGTTAATGCTACAATCGATTTCTGTATTGAATTATTGACAAATAATTCAAATAAAGAATTGCAAGAAAAATTTTGGACTTTCTTGAGCAATAATAGTAAAAAGTTATTCAACAGATACTCTTCTCTATTTTATAAACTTGCAATTATTGAAGAGTTGCCAAAAAATATTATAAATTTTTCGATAAGTACCTGCTTAGAAAATATGAATGATAATCACTTTTCACATGATAAGGAAAAGTTTTTCACATACTTCGTTCAACAAAATAATTTAAATACACAAATAATCAATAAACTTTTTAGTATATCTCCTAACAATTTGGATAGTTCCTTATCAGATAATAAAACTTTTGATATAAGTCTATTTATCAATTCTGAATTGGGAAAATATTTAATTACTTTAATAGAATTAGCGATTAAACACAAGAAATATATAACAGATATAAAAGAAAAAATTGACAACCTCTCACATGGTCCTTACAAACAATTTATGAAAGGCGTATTCTTATATGAGTACGACATAAGTACTGAAATAGTTAATTATGAAACATTTCTAGGATACATTTATTATCATATCGGAATGCCGGATAATATTAGAAAGCTTTTCGAAAAGCTAGTTTCTAACTTACTCAAAACAAAAATTAATGATAACAATGCTTTGAGTTATGCACTACTAATAGCACTTGATTATATAGAACCCAGAGAAATAATGTTTCAGCATAACAACTTCAACTATATGGTTAATTTAATTTTCTTAAGTCAAGAAAAATTCAGATACGAAAACGATTGGTTAAAACAACTTATATTACAAAAAAATAAAAGTTATAATATTCTTTCATCACTTGCATATATTATTCAAGAAGATAAACTTAACAGCGATAAATACTTAAGTTTCTTAGATACTCTTAAAAATACTATAACAGAATGTACAGCTAATATTGAGTTATATTCTCTGACTTATTACTTAAGCGAAGAAAAACTTAATAATGAAAAAAACAACCTACTAATTAAATACATATGGATTCTTTTAGAAAATAGAAAAATTAGAAAAAGTTTTCAGGATTTAGAATCATTATTTGTACTATTACCGTATCTTGATGATACACAGCTCATAAGTTTAAAAGAGTCTCAGTATATTCAAGAATTACTATCTCCCCCTGAATGGGAAGAACTCAAAAGAAAAATTGGAAATTATACCAAATAG